The genome window GGGGGTCAGGTGCGTGCGCCCCGAACCCTTTTTAGTGATACCACTGTATCACACGATATGAGCACCGACACAGACGCGGGCGACGACCGGATGGAGAAGATCAACGTCCGGGTTCCGAAGTCCCTGCTGGACCGGATCGACGAGGAGTGGGAACGGCGGGGGTACGCGAGCAAGTCCGAGGCGATCCGCGACGCGCTGCGCGACTGGGTGGACCCGTCGGTGACGCTCTCCGAGGAGACGCTGTCGGATCTGGCGGAGAGCCGCGAGCAGGCGGAACGCGACGAGACGGTGTCGGCCGACGAGGCCCGAGAGCGACTGGGTCTGGATGACTGAGGTCGAGTACACCGAACAGGCGCTCTCTCACCTCGAATCACTCGATTCGCAGGCCGCCGATCGGATCCTGAACAAGGTCGACGAGGCGACGGAGTGGACCGAACACCGATTGGAACCGCTCTCCGGCTACCCGTACTACAAGCTGCGGGCCGGCGACTACCGCGCCATCGTTGCGTGGGATCAGGGCGCCGACGTCATCCGCGTCGAGGCCGTCGGTCACCGCCGGAACGTGTACGATCGACACCTCCCTCCCTGAGCGCTCACTGCTGTTCCTCCCCTCTCCTTCCGGCATCCCCACGGCTTTCCGCGTGGCGCGAGATCCGTCGCGCATGGCTTCGAACACCACCGGCGGGAGCGAGACGTTCGACATCGGCGGCGAGCTTACCGTCAACCGACTCGGCTTCGGCGCGATGCGGATCACGGGCGAGGATATCATCGGCCGCCCCGAGGACGAGGCGGACGCGAAGGACGTGCTCCGCCGCGCGGTCGACCTCGGCGTCGACTTCGTCGACACGGCCGACTCCTACGGGCCGGGCGTCTCGGAGCGGCTCATCGGCGAGGCGTTGGGCGACCCCGACGACGTCGTCGTCGCCTCGAAGGCCGGACTGCTCCGCAACCGCGAGGGCGACTGGCTCCCCCACGGCGACCCGGACTTCCTGAAAAATCAGGTGCTGTGTAGCCTCGACCGACTGGGGACCGACACGATCGACCTCTACCAGTACCACCGCCCGGACCCCGACACCGACTTCGAGGAGTCGGTCCACGCGTTCGCGGAGATGAAAGACGCCGGGCAGGTCGCCCACGTCGGCCTCTCGAACGTCACCGTCGAGCAGCTGGAGACCGCGATGGAGATAGTCGACATCGCGACGGTCCAGAACCGCTACAACGTCGGCCACCGCGACGACGAGGACGTGCTGACCGCCTGCGAGGAGAAGGGCGTGG of Halorubrum trapanicum contains these proteins:
- a CDS encoding ribbon-helix-helix domain-containing protein; protein product: MSTDTDAGDDRMEKINVRVPKSLLDRIDEEWERRGYASKSEAIRDALRDWVDPSVTLSEETLSDLAESREQAERDETVSADEARERLGLDD
- a CDS encoding type II toxin-antitoxin system RelE/ParE family toxin; this encodes MTEVEYTEQALSHLESLDSQAADRILNKVDEATEWTEHRLEPLSGYPYYKLRAGDYRAIVAWDQGADVIRVEAVGHRRNVYDRHLPP
- a CDS encoding aldo/keto reductase, whose product is MASNTTGGSETFDIGGELTVNRLGFGAMRITGEDIIGRPEDEADAKDVLRRAVDLGVDFVDTADSYGPGVSERLIGEALGDPDDVVVASKAGLLRNREGDWLPHGDPDFLKNQVLCSLDRLGTDTIDLYQYHRPDPDTDFEESVHAFAEMKDAGQVAHVGLSNVTVEQLETAMEIVDIATVQNRYNVGHRDDEDVLTACEEKGVGFIPWGPMYAVDDGEAGEALAEVAERRDATPQQVSLAWLLDHSDVTLPIPGTSSVDHLESNLAAADLSLTDEDRAALNDVDPQ